Proteins encoded within one genomic window of candidate division WOR-3 bacterium:
- the truB gene encoding tRNA pseudouridine(55) synthase TruB yields MDGFLNIYKKKGPTSYDVIRAIKKHLKIKRIGHAGNLDPMGEGVLVVGIGKATRFLEFIMNETKEYRVKVKFGILTTTLDSEGEVIQEMPVPTLDREKLLSVLAQFQGEIKQVPPSFSAIKFEGKRLYEYAREGVFLVPKPRKVKIHKIDLLEIGNDYILIDVECSSGTYMRSLARDIGQKLGTVAIVEDLTRLRVGDYRIENAVQIDDGKKLIESIIPIHEGLPMKTSVFLNPSGATMFMNGNKVPRRFISRLSQEARAFSLVKVFDNENNFLGVGFLTWEGLEPKKVYIPEE; encoded by the coding sequence ATGGATGGATTTCTCAATATTTATAAGAAAAAGGGCCCCACTTCTTACGATGTTATAAGAGCCATTAAAAAGCATTTGAAAATAAAGAGAATAGGCCATGCTGGAAATCTTGATCCGATGGGAGAAGGGGTTCTTGTTGTTGGCATTGGAAAGGCCACAAGATTTCTTGAATTCATAATGAATGAAACCAAAGAGTATCGGGTCAAAGTAAAGTTTGGCATTTTAACTACTACTCTTGACTCTGAAGGAGAAGTGATTCAAGAGATGCCTGTTCCTACCCTCGATCGTGAGAAACTTTTAAGTGTTCTTGCTCAATTTCAAGGGGAAATTAAACAGGTCCCCCCATCCTTTTCTGCCATTAAGTTTGAGGGGAAGAGACTTTACGAGTACGCGAGAGAAGGTGTATTTTTGGTCCCCAAACCAAGAAAGGTAAAGATCCATAAGATAGATTTGCTCGAGATAGGGAATGATTACATTCTTATTGATGTAGAGTGCTCGTCTGGAACCTACATGAGATCCTTAGCCAGGGATATTGGTCAAAAACTCGGGACTGTGGCGATTGTTGAGGATCTTACAAGGCTAAGGGTAGGGGATTACAGGATTGAGAATGCAGTGCAAATAGACGATGGTAAAAAGTTAATCGAATCAATTATCCCAATACACGAGGGATTACCTATGAAGACTTCAGTTTTCCTTAACCCCTCAGGGGCTACGATGTTCATGAATGGTAATAAGGTTCCAAGACGTTTTATTTCCAGGTTGTCGCAGGAAGCAAGGGCATTTTCCCTTGTAAAAGTCTTTGATAACGAAAATAATTTTTTGGGAGTAGGTTTCCTTACATGGGAAGGTTTAGAGCCCAAAAAAGTTTACATACCTGAAGAATGA
- a CDS encoding NUDIX domain-containing protein: MKPVKKVKEVSSGFVVYTIDRDRILYLLLRHPTHWSFPKGHIEHKDNNNLITAAKREMIEETGIENFEIIDGFHKVLSYTFVKDNVEVTKDVHYFLARCFRKEPIKLSKEHLDFGWFPLRLAYIKLKFENTRELLLEAHTYIKKLHGI, from the coding sequence ATGAAACCAGTGAAAAAGGTAAAAGAAGTATCAAGCGGATTTGTAGTTTATACCATCGATAGAGATAGAATTCTCTATTTGCTATTAAGGCACCCAACCCACTGGAGTTTTCCCAAAGGACATATCGAACACAAGGACAATAATAACCTTATTACCGCCGCTAAAAGAGAGATGATTGAAGAAACGGGGATTGAAAACTTTGAGATCATCGATGGATTTCACAAAGTTCTAAGCTACACTTTTGTAAAAGATAATGTTGAGGTTACTAAGGATGTTCATTATTTTCTTGCACGTTGCTTCAGAAAAGAACCCATAAAACTGTCCAAGGAACATTTAGACTTTGGTTGGTTTCCACTCAGGCTTGCCTACATTAAACTAAAATTTGAAAACACAAGGGAGCTCCTACTGGAAGCTCACACATACATCAAAAAACTTCATGGAATTTAA
- the gltX gene encoding glutamate--tRNA ligase, which produces MVRVRFAPSPTGYLHVGGARTALYNWLFARKNKGVFILRIEDTDRTRYVPGSVEDIQESLKWLGLQWDEGPYFQSERINIYRQHAEILLQKGYAYRCFCSEERLEALRQEQMKRGLKPGYDRKCRYLTQEESDRMAKEGMPYVIRLKVPLDKEIVFEDYLRGTIKVHGSELEDIVLLKSDGYPTYHLANVVDDHLMGITHVMRADEWIPSTPYHVFMYEAFGWEPPIFAHLPVILAPDGKGKLSKRHGATSVLEFRKMGVLPEALVNFLALLGWSPGGNREIISLQEMIELFDLKKVGKRGSVFDFNKLYWMNSYYIRQKTEEELFELSKPFFVEKGFDIEKIDPTLLKNLLKLYKERIKILSELPDACKFAFTDDIEYDEEGVKKYLSSPEIKTYLTKFSEVLKNIEGFTKENIETALRSFANEEKIEPKIIIHPLRIILTGKTVGPGLFELMEALGKEVCIRKINIGIQRLFQS; this is translated from the coding sequence ATGGTAAGGGTCCGCTTTGCACCTTCACCTACAGGTTATTTACACGTAGGAGGGGCGCGCACAGCTTTATATAATTGGCTTTTTGCGAGGAAAAACAAAGGGGTTTTCATACTCCGCATAGAAGACACCGACAGAACAAGGTACGTTCCGGGCTCTGTAGAAGATATCCAGGAAAGTTTGAAATGGCTCGGCTTACAATGGGATGAAGGACCATACTTCCAGAGTGAACGGATAAACATATACAGGCAACATGCGGAAATATTACTGCAGAAAGGGTATGCATACCGATGCTTTTGCTCTGAAGAAAGACTTGAAGCATTGAGGCAAGAGCAGATGAAACGAGGACTCAAACCGGGATACGATCGGAAATGTAGATACCTTACTCAAGAAGAATCCGATAGAATGGCAAAGGAAGGAATGCCTTACGTGATACGCCTTAAAGTGCCTTTAGATAAGGAAATCGTCTTTGAAGATTATTTGCGGGGAACCATTAAAGTGCATGGCTCAGAACTGGAGGATATAGTCCTTCTCAAATCCGATGGATATCCTACTTATCATTTAGCCAATGTAGTGGATGACCATCTTATGGGAATCACGCACGTAATGAGGGCAGATGAATGGATACCCAGTACTCCATACCATGTATTTATGTATGAGGCCTTCGGATGGGAACCACCCATTTTTGCCCACCTTCCCGTAATTCTTGCACCGGATGGTAAGGGAAAACTCTCAAAGAGACACGGAGCAACATCGGTACTTGAGTTCAGGAAAATGGGCGTACTCCCTGAAGCCCTTGTCAACTTCCTTGCCCTTCTCGGTTGGTCACCTGGAGGGAACAGGGAAATTATATCCCTCCAGGAAATGATTGAACTTTTTGACCTAAAAAAAGTAGGTAAGAGGGGATCTGTATTTGACTTCAACAAACTCTACTGGATGAACTCCTACTATATAAGACAAAAGACGGAAGAAGAACTCTTTGAACTATCAAAGCCCTTCTTTGTTGAAAAAGGATTTGACATAGAGAAAATAGACCCAACCCTTCTGAAAAACCTGCTTAAACTCTACAAAGAGAGGATAAAGATCTTATCAGAACTCCCCGACGCCTGCAAATTTGCCTTCACCGACGACATCGAGTATGATGAAGAAGGTGTCAAAAAGTACCTTTCAAGTCCTGAAATCAAAACTTACCTGACAAAGTTTTCTGAAGTCTTAAAAAACATTGAAGGATTTACCAAAGAAAATATAGAGACTGCCTTAAGAAGCTTTGCGAATGAAGAGAAAATCGAACCTAAAATCATTATTCACCCCCTGAGGATCATACTAACGGGTAAAACCGTTGGACCCGGCTTATTTGAATTGATGGAGGCCCTGGGAAAGGAAGTTTGCATTAGAAAAATCAACATAGGGATTCAAAGGCTCTTCCAATCATGA
- a CDS encoding thioredoxin family protein, translated as MGFLSEADKKEIRAMFAEMVHPVKIINFTQTLECTYCRETRQILEEVAELSDLITLEVLNHMENKEEANSYGIEDKIPAIIIEGDEDYGIRYYGIPSGYEFSTLLEDIIMVSKRDSGLKPETRAKLATLVKPVHIKVFITPTCPYCPTAAITAHKMAFESEMIKSEVIESIEFPFLAQKYGVYGVPKVVINEKVSFEGALPEEMFLDYVLKAVK; from the coding sequence ATGGGATTTCTCTCAGAAGCCGACAAAAAGGAAATAAGGGCGATGTTCGCCGAAATGGTCCATCCTGTCAAGATTATCAATTTCACCCAGACCCTTGAGTGCACTTATTGCCGCGAAACAAGACAAATTCTGGAAGAGGTAGCGGAGCTCTCCGATCTTATCACGCTGGAGGTTTTAAATCATATGGAAAACAAAGAGGAGGCAAATAGTTACGGTATTGAGGACAAAATTCCTGCTATTATTATAGAGGGAGATGAGGACTATGGAATTCGCTACTACGGTATTCCCTCAGGATACGAGTTCTCAACGCTCCTTGAAGATATAATAATGGTTTCTAAAAGGGATTCTGGATTAAAGCCCGAAACGAGGGCAAAGCTTGCTACCCTGGTAAAACCTGTGCATATCAAGGTTTTTATCACTCCTACCTGTCCTTATTGCCCTACAGCGGCGATCACCGCTCATAAGATGGCCTTTGAAAGCGAGATGATAAAGTCTGAAGTTATTGAATCCATCGAATTTCCATTCCTTGCGCAGAAGTATGGAGTCTATGGAGTTCCCAAGGTTGTGATTAACGAGAAGGTCTCCTTCGAAGGAGCTTTGCCCGAAGAGATGTTCCTCGACTATGTGCTAAAGGCAGTCAAGTAA
- the rbfA gene encoding 30S ribosome-binding factor RbfA — protein MKPFKRSERVAREIMKILQEAILLEVKDPRLSRLTIVRVDVSGDLKLAKVYYESSVEDVEKGLESAKGFLRSVVARELNIRFTPELEFIRVENGWISQYL, from the coding sequence ATGAAGCCATTCAAGAGAAGTGAGCGAGTTGCCCGTGAAATTATGAAGATTTTACAAGAGGCTATTTTGCTCGAAGTTAAAGATCCGCGTTTGAGCAGACTTACTATTGTGAGAGTAGATGTTTCAGGGGATTTGAAATTGGCTAAAGTTTATTATGAATCTTCCGTGGAGGATGTAGAGAAAGGTCTGGAAAGTGCCAAAGGGTTTTTAAGGAGCGTAGTTGCAAGGGAGTTAAATATAAGGTTCACTCCTGAGCTTGAATTTATTAGGGTCGAAAATGGATGGATTTCTCAATATTTATAA
- a CDS encoding Mur ligase family protein, whose protein sequence is MEFNEAVQFLYSLIDYEKKKGYVESLEPFFDFLKEFDNPHLRVPQPILIVGTKGKGSTAHLVAGGLESLGFKVGLFTSPHLVDIRERIKINGIKIPEKTFAKYVEIIKPQLVGKRGFKTVFETLTSMAFLYFTDEKVDYAVLEAGLGGRLDATNVVNQILTIITNISYDHMDILGHKMTQIAKEKAAVIKNPNPVVVASQHPAVYKVIREFSEKHNAKLYLLNQEAKYKLIEAKLDKTVIKYKGLFDEKILTLNQGGTFQAKNMALSALALEVLGFKNFSFEKVKIEGRFEVISENPLIIIDGSHNFDSVRKFLSSTLEIVGKDCIFIFGINRDKEYEKIVREIIRVDPDYVIVTNSQSPRALQSEELLEVFLKNGIQREKIESAKSVQQALEIAMKRGKTILVFGSFYLSGEVKSIVQSVSF, encoded by the coding sequence ATGGAATTTAATGAGGCAGTTCAGTTTCTCTATTCTCTTATTGACTACGAGAAGAAGAAAGGGTATGTAGAATCTTTAGAGCCGTTTTTCGATTTCCTTAAAGAATTTGACAACCCTCACCTAAGGGTCCCACAACCAATTTTAATCGTTGGCACTAAAGGCAAGGGGTCCACAGCCCACCTGGTCGCAGGAGGTCTCGAATCTCTTGGTTTTAAGGTAGGGCTTTTTACATCACCTCACCTCGTAGATATCAGAGAAAGGATAAAAATAAATGGCATCAAGATACCAGAAAAAACTTTCGCAAAATACGTAGAAATTATAAAACCTCAATTGGTTGGCAAAAGGGGCTTTAAGACCGTCTTTGAAACTTTGACCTCGATGGCCTTTCTCTATTTCACAGATGAAAAAGTCGATTATGCCGTTTTAGAGGCGGGACTTGGTGGAAGACTCGATGCTACTAATGTTGTAAATCAGATTCTAACTATAATTACCAACATAAGTTATGACCATATGGATATTCTCGGACACAAAATGACTCAGATTGCTAAGGAAAAAGCGGCAGTAATTAAAAACCCAAACCCCGTGGTCGTTGCCTCCCAGCATCCAGCAGTTTACAAGGTTATAAGGGAATTCAGTGAAAAACACAACGCAAAATTGTATCTATTAAACCAAGAAGCTAAATACAAACTGATCGAAGCGAAATTGGACAAAACGGTTATAAAATACAAAGGTCTTTTTGATGAAAAGATTCTCACCTTGAATCAAGGTGGCACCTTTCAAGCAAAAAATATGGCACTTTCCGCACTGGCCCTTGAGGTTCTTGGCTTTAAGAACTTTAGCTTTGAAAAAGTAAAAATCGAGGGAAGATTCGAAGTGATCTCAGAGAATCCACTCATTATAATTGACGGTTCCCACAACTTCGACTCGGTAAGAAAGTTTCTCAGTTCTACCTTGGAAATAGTGGGAAAGGATTGTATCTTCATTTTTGGGATCAATAGAGACAAAGAATATGAGAAAATTGTACGGGAGATAATAAGAGTGGATCCAGATTATGTCATTGTTACAAACTCTCAAAGCCCAAGGGCACTCCAAAGTGAAGAGCTTCTTGAGGTATTTTTAAAAAACGGCATACAAAGGGAAAAAATTGAAAGTGCAAAAAGTGTACAGCAAGCCCTTGAAATTGCAATGAAAAGAGGTAAAACAATCCTCGTTTTTGGTTCCTTTTATCTCTCAGGGGAAGTAAAATCAATAGTGCAGTCCGTAAGTTTCTAA
- a CDS encoding T9SS type A sorting domain-containing protein, with amino-acid sequence MRFLLSTLIVAGILFAGKPAEVKKEEITLFSEAGRGSVIVRPRAEFSGKQPTDTLYYYLSVNYTAIGLTNGGTYEAAIRLTPTELGPYNNWKLIKVRFYHHQGSHNGQVKIYDQGTSSAPGSLITTQAYSAPIAGWIEIPLTTPVTINNTRDLWVSVEITHAAGEYPISVDQGPAVAGKGDFVYVASSGWGELRNYNLDYNWNIEAIVQLPGDPGDPLPPENLTAYSDCNMPTSMRITWTDPTTRVNGTPLDSFRIKILRVSETNPNDTVFVDTVRNGIQQYVDTGLTDGVRYKYIVQTWTYDDSLSVPASISWYAGGDPWPAPPTLNAVNVVNDSTIEIVGVTPRTQRDGTPLDDLSGIKVYINNSFHHLYPISDTGVTFRDTVVVTPGRVSVYLTAVDNETPPHESDPSQTITVVTNVHAGGPDGFGYTFKDSDYPTGPDFLWYDTQGGQVISLGDDAYTTINLPFAFPFYDRTLTQINLCSNGFLSTSTLTSYSNRDLPYDTIPYLIAFFWDDLNPSAGGQIRYLSTPDYAVIHFENVPHYGTTQPGTYNMQVILYPNGDIAMSYLSMVGTLNSSTIGIQGNGGQNNWYLKYTYNGDPTVVHDSLTIYWKRPISSHDLSAGAFLNIPDLMQIEQITPMATIRNIGASPENNVGVELLIKKGTAPIYVDTVTIATIDTNVIDTLTFELFTPPSTGFDYQAVLNILYTDDDSTNNSINKNFIVYTTLYDFEEHNGDFSADAGTQWEWGVPTSGPGSAHSGQKCWATVLSGDYPNSANWSLYSPLLIATQDTPSFAFYHWYNFEAYTTTAYDGGNLALSVNGGPYTLITPRGGYPRNSVVGLGNEPGYSGSTAGWELAIFDLPQVHTNDTFRIRFRFGSDASVTRPGWYIDDFIFGDFISSVTEGENLPLSVSMPTIFKGVITFAINSDKKQKVEITLYDVSGRELATIFRGQLNPGKHNITYNGGLAGGVYFVRISTERSSEIKKIMVTR; translated from the coding sequence ATGAGATTTCTTTTGTCCACACTAATAGTAGCCGGCATCCTTTTTGCGGGAAAGCCGGCAGAAGTAAAAAAGGAGGAAATTACTCTCTTCAGCGAAGCTGGGAGAGGCAGTGTCATAGTTCGTCCACGAGCCGAGTTTTCTGGGAAACAACCAACGGACACCTTATACTACTATCTCTCAGTAAATTACACTGCCATAGGATTAACTAACGGTGGAACTTATGAAGCTGCAATAAGACTAACTCCAACAGAGCTCGGCCCCTACAACAACTGGAAGTTAATAAAAGTGAGATTTTACCACCACCAGGGTAGCCACAATGGTCAAGTTAAGATCTACGATCAGGGTACATCCTCTGCTCCTGGCAGTCTTATCACAACCCAGGCCTATTCTGCACCCATTGCGGGGTGGATAGAAATCCCTCTTACCACTCCTGTAACAATAAACAATACAAGAGACCTTTGGGTATCCGTTGAGATAACCCATGCAGCGGGAGAGTATCCCATTTCCGTGGACCAAGGTCCGGCAGTAGCAGGCAAAGGAGATTTTGTCTATGTCGCAAGCTCCGGATGGGGGGAATTGAGAAATTATAACCTCGATTACAACTGGAACATAGAGGCAATTGTTCAACTGCCTGGAGACCCTGGTGATCCCTTGCCACCTGAGAATTTAACGGCTTATTCTGATTGCAACATGCCAACAAGCATGAGAATTACCTGGACCGACCCTACAACCCGCGTGAATGGTACACCACTTGACAGCTTCAGAATAAAAATCCTTAGGGTATCAGAAACTAATCCAAACGATACGGTATTTGTCGATACTGTACGAAATGGAATTCAGCAATATGTGGACACGGGACTCACTGATGGTGTCAGATACAAATACATTGTCCAAACCTGGACTTATGATGACTCTTTGAGCGTACCTGCTTCTATAAGTTGGTACGCAGGTGGAGACCCATGGCCAGCGCCTCCAACCCTGAACGCAGTAAATGTAGTTAATGACTCAACAATCGAAATTGTTGGCGTCACTCCAAGAACCCAAAGGGATGGAACACCCTTAGACGACTTGTCGGGGATCAAAGTTTACATAAACAACTCATTCCATCACCTATACCCAATCTCAGACACGGGTGTAACTTTTCGGGACACCGTTGTTGTAACTCCAGGGCGAGTTTCCGTTTACCTTACAGCTGTGGATAATGAAACACCGCCCCATGAATCTGATCCCTCTCAAACCATAACCGTTGTAACCAACGTTCACGCAGGTGGACCTGATGGATTCGGCTATACCTTCAAGGATTCCGATTACCCCACAGGTCCAGATTTCCTTTGGTACGATACTCAGGGGGGACAAGTTATTAGTTTAGGTGACGATGCCTATACAACCATTAACTTACCCTTCGCTTTCCCCTTCTACGACCGTACATTAACGCAGATAAACCTCTGTTCCAATGGATTTTTGTCCACTTCTACTTTGACATCGTACTCAAACAGAGATTTGCCCTATGACACTATCCCTTACTTGATCGCCTTCTTCTGGGACGACCTCAATCCATCCGCCGGAGGCCAGATAAGATACCTTTCTACCCCAGATTACGCCGTAATCCATTTTGAAAATGTGCCACACTACGGCACAACCCAACCTGGTACTTATAATATGCAGGTAATCCTGTATCCCAACGGTGACATCGCAATGAGTTACCTATCAATGGTAGGCACACTAAACTCGTCTACCATTGGTATTCAGGGTAACGGTGGGCAAAACAACTGGTATTTGAAGTACACTTATAATGGTGACCCGACAGTGGTTCATGATTCCCTCACTATTTACTGGAAGCGACCTATAAGCAGCCATGACCTTTCCGCCGGTGCATTTCTAAATATCCCGGATCTTATGCAAATAGAGCAAATTACACCTATGGCAACTATAAGGAACATTGGTGCAAGCCCTGAAAATAATGTAGGTGTCGAACTTTTAATCAAAAAAGGAACTGCACCTATATATGTAGACACTGTAACGATAGCTACCATTGACACCAATGTAATAGATACCCTTACTTTCGAGCTCTTTACACCACCATCCACTGGATTTGACTATCAGGCTGTTCTAAACATCCTTTATACCGACGACGATTCAACTAACAACTCTATTAACAAGAACTTTATAGTTTATACTACCCTTTACGACTTCGAAGAACATAATGGAGACTTTTCCGCTGATGCTGGAACTCAATGGGAGTGGGGAGTCCCAACGTCCGGTCCTGGCTCCGCACACTCTGGTCAGAAATGTTGGGCAACGGTACTATCCGGCGACTACCCTAACAGTGCAAACTGGAGCCTGTATTCACCTTTACTTATAGCAACCCAGGACACCCCTTCTTTTGCCTTCTACCACTGGTACAACTTCGAGGCATATACTACTACTGCTTATGATGGTGGGAACTTAGCGTTATCTGTCAACGGAGGACCTTATACATTGATAACTCCCCGGGGAGGTTACCCTCGAAACAGTGTAGTTGGCCTTGGAAATGAGCCCGGCTATTCCGGCAGTACGGCGGGCTGGGAACTTGCCATTTTTGACCTTCCTCAAGTCCATACTAACGACACCTTCAGGATAAGATTCCGCTTCGGTTCCGACGCCTCCGTAACAAGACCCGGTTGGTATATTGATGACTTCATCTTTGGAGATTTCATATCAAGCGTAACCGAAGGTGAAAACCTGCCACTTTCAGTCTCTATGCCCACGATCTTTAAGGGAGTAATCACATTTGCTATCAATTCTGATAAGAAACAAAAAGTTGAAATCACCCTTTATGATGTGTCTGGAAGGGAACTTGCTACTATCTTCAGGGGCCAGCTTAATCCAGGGAAACACAATATAACCTACAATGGAGGACTTGCAGGCGGCGTTTACTTTGTTAGGATCTCAACGGAAAGATCCAGCGAAATAAAGAAGATAATGGTGACAAGATAA
- a CDS encoding bifunctional riboflavin kinase/FAD synthetase produces MKYSCVTIGTFDGVHIGHREIVSTTFKIAGALNYEPLILVLNYPPKFNQINSERFLITTEEEKVSLLKEIADGNVEILEFTKQIEELEPEEFLNLLKKRYYVKHLVIGFNHTFGKNRKGDVHYLSQVIDKFDLAMTIVPPVKIEDKVVSSSLIRSLLYAGDVKLASKCLGRFYSISGIVVKGAGVARELGFRTINLDIPEKKIVPKSGVYAVIVSIGGKNFSGACYIGESPTLGLSRFSIEVHLINFDGELYGELVTIQFVDFLRDDMKFSSIDELRSQISRDIATAGKLISQFL; encoded by the coding sequence ATGAAATATTCCTGCGTTACCATTGGTACTTTTGATGGAGTCCATATTGGACATAGGGAAATTGTAAGCACCACTTTTAAAATTGCAGGGGCATTGAATTATGAACCCTTGATTCTTGTGCTTAACTACCCCCCGAAGTTTAACCAGATAAATTCCGAAAGGTTTCTCATAACTACAGAAGAAGAGAAGGTTTCATTGTTAAAGGAAATTGCTGATGGGAATGTGGAAATTCTCGAATTTACGAAGCAGATAGAGGAACTGGAACCTGAGGAGTTTTTAAACCTTTTAAAAAAGCGGTATTATGTCAAACATTTAGTTATCGGATTTAATCACACTTTCGGAAAGAATAGAAAAGGGGATGTACACTACTTATCTCAGGTAATAGACAAATTTGACTTAGCAATGACCATTGTTCCACCAGTGAAGATCGAGGATAAGGTTGTAAGCTCTTCCCTTATAAGAAGTCTACTTTATGCTGGAGATGTTAAGTTGGCCTCTAAGTGTCTTGGCAGATTTTACTCTATTTCTGGCATTGTTGTTAAAGGTGCTGGAGTAGCAAGGGAACTTGGATTTAGAACGATAAACTTAGATATACCAGAAAAAAAGATAGTCCCAAAGAGTGGAGTTTATGCCGTCATTGTCTCCATAGGTGGTAAGAACTTTTCAGGTGCCTGTTATATAGGTGAGAGTCCAACACTGGGCCTTTCAAGGTTCAGCATTGAGGTCCATCTCATCAACTTTGATGGTGAACTGTACGGGGAGCTGGTAACTATTCAATTTGTTGATTTTCTGCGAGATGATATGAAATTTTCCTCTATTGACGAGCTTAGAAGTCAGATTTCAAGAGATATAGCTACTGCTGGGAAGTTAATTTCGCAGTTCCTTTAA
- the eno gene encoding phosphopyruvate hydratase: protein MKKVKIEAIKAREILDSRGNPTVQVDCILDDGTIGRAMVPSGASTGTREALELRDGEKRYGGKGVKKAVENVNKIIGPQIVGKSPFDQAEIDYLMIDLDGTENKSKLGANAILGVSIAVMKAAANSIGIPLYRYIGGINAKTLPVPFMNVINGGVHADNPLDIQEFMIVPAGAPTFAEALRYGAEVFQTLKKILKSKGQVTSVGDEGGFAPQIKTAKEAIETLLEAIETAGYKAGKDIYLAIDSAASEFYENGKYNFEGAKLTSDEMISYYEALVSEYPIISLEDPLAEEDWEGWKKITEKLGNKIQIVGDDIFVTNPNILRKGIKEKIANSILIKLNQIGTVTETIETVRLAYSAGYTAVVSHRSGETEDTTIADFAVGMNTGMIKTGSLSRSERIAKYNRLLEIEEELGKNAFYPGLNAVKNQARFD from the coding sequence ATGAAAAAGGTAAAAATTGAGGCAATTAAAGCAAGAGAAATTCTCGATTCCAGGGGGAACCCCACAGTTCAGGTGGATTGTATTTTGGATGATGGGACCATCGGAAGAGCTATGGTCCCATCCGGCGCATCGACCGGTACACGGGAAGCCTTGGAACTCAGAGACGGCGAGAAAAGATATGGTGGAAAAGGTGTAAAAAAGGCTGTTGAAAATGTGAATAAAATCATAGGACCACAAATCGTCGGTAAGTCACCCTTTGACCAGGCAGAAATAGATTATCTCATGATAGATTTAGATGGTACTGAGAATAAATCGAAACTCGGGGCCAATGCCATTTTGGGTGTTTCCATAGCCGTTATGAAAGCAGCAGCCAATTCCATTGGAATCCCGTTATACAGGTACATCGGCGGGATAAATGCGAAAACCCTGCCCGTTCCCTTTATGAATGTCATCAATGGTGGGGTTCACGCAGACAACCCACTCGATATCCAGGAGTTCATGATAGTCCCTGCTGGAGCACCAACCTTTGCAGAGGCCCTCAGATACGGTGCTGAAGTCTTTCAAACCCTGAAAAAGATTTTAAAGTCCAAGGGACAAGTCACCTCCGTCGGTGACGAAGGTGGCTTCGCACCTCAAATTAAAACCGCAAAAGAAGCCATTGAAACCCTGCTGGAAGCCATTGAAACCGCTGGATATAAAGCGGGAAAGGATATTTATCTTGCAATAGATTCGGCAGCCAGCGAATTTTACGAAAACGGAAAATACAACTTTGAAGGCGCTAAGTTGACTTCAGATGAAATGATTTCCTATTATGAGGCACTCGTATCAGAATATCCAATAATTAGCTTAGAAGACCCTCTGGCTGAAGAAGACTGGGAAGGATGGAAAAAAATCACAGAAAAGCTTGGAAATAAGATTCAGATAGTAGGTGACGACATTTTCGTAACCAACCCAAATATTCTAAGAAAAGGAATCAAAGAAAAAATAGCAAACTCCATCCTTATAAAACTCAACCAGATCGGAACCGTCACAGAAACCATTGAGACTGTGAGATTAGCTTACTCAGCAGGATACACCGCCGTAGTTTCGCACCGTTCTGGAGAGACAGAAGACACTACAATTGCCGACTTTGCAGTAGGAATGAATACCGGTATGATTAAAACCGGTTCGCTATCAAGATCGGAAAGAATTGCAAAGTACAATAGACTTCTCGAAATTGAAGAGGAACTTGGAAAGAACGCCTTTTATCCAGGACTTAACGCTGTAAAAAATCAAGCACGATTTGACTAA